One window from the genome of Nicotiana sylvestris chromosome 9, ASM39365v2, whole genome shotgun sequence encodes:
- the LOC104239004 gene encoding transcription factor MYB78-like, producing the protein MDHHHVKVGLSRGGNYNKNNNHQQQHEEDMDLRRGPWTAEEDFTLINYIAKHGEGRWNSLARCAGLKRTGKSCRLRWLNYLRPDVRRGNITLEEQLVILELHSRWGNRWSKIAQHLPGRTDNEIKNYWRTRVQKHAKQLKCDVNSKQFKDTMRYLWMPTLVERIQAAATTNSNQVTINPNNNNAVNKPRMSENYSISSAASSENSFGTPVSDLTDCCYNYPPVITNNQQDYFYQTTQLRESLTIPTGLEFHTAMDQQNMSQWMDGGNFSDNLWNIEDMWFIQ; encoded by the exons ATGGATCATCACCATGTTAAAGTCGGTTTGAGCCGTGGGggtaattataataaaaataacaaccaTCAACAACAGCATGAAGAAGACATGGACCTCCGACGAGGTCCATGGACTGCCGAAGAAGACTTCACCCTCATCAACTACATAGCTAAACATGGTGAAGGTCGCTGGAATTCTCTCGCCCGCTGTGCTG GTTTAAAGCGAACTGGGAAAAGTTGCAGATTGAGATGGCTAAATTATCTCCGCCCGGATGTTCGACGTGGAAACATCACTCTTGAAGAACAGCTTGTGATTCTTGAGCTGCATTCTCGTTGGGGCAATCG GTGGTCAAAAATTGCTCAGCATTTGCCAGGAAGAACTGACAACGAAATCAAGAATTACTGGAGAACCCGAGTGCAAAAGCATGCCAAACAACTGAAATGCGACGTCAACAGCAAGCAATTTAAGGATACCATGCGTTATCTATGGATGCCAACGCTAGTTGAGAGAATTCAAGCAGCTGCCACCACAAACTCCAATCAAGTGACAATTAATCCAAACAATAACAACGCTGTTAATAAGCCAAGAATGAGTGAAAATTATTCAATTAGCTCGGCAGCTTCATCAGAAAACTCATTTGGGACGCCTGTTTCTGACCTCACTGATTGTTGCTACAATTATCCCCCAGTTATAACTAACAATCAGCAAGATTATTTTTATCAAACTACTCAACTCAGAGAATCTTTAACCATCCCCACGGGTCTAGAATTCCATACTGCAATGGATCAGCAAAACATGAGTCAATGGATGGACGGTGGGAATTTCTCTGACAATTTGTGGAACATTGAGGATATGTGGTTCATACAGTAG